A region of the Candidatus Rokuibacteriota bacterium genome:
GCCGTAGTCGCGCATGGGCACGCCCACGGCGGCCGACGTCAGGCGGTTGACGGCCCACGACGCGGCGCGGCGCGGCCACGGGTCCTGCCGGCTCTGCCGCCAGCCGCCCACCACCTCCGTGCCATCGGCCATGCGCGCCAGGAGCCGCGGGATCTCCTCGGGCGGATTCTGCAGGTCGGCATCGAGCGTCACCACCACGTCACCGCGCGCGCGCTTCATGCCGGCGAAGACGGCCGCGTGCTGACCGTAGTTCCGGGCGAAGCGGACCATGCGGACGGCCCGGTCCTGCTCGTGGAGCGCCCGGAGGATATCCGTCGAGCCGTCCGTGCTCCCATCATCCACGAAGACGATCTCCCAGGGCTGCCCCACCTCCTTCAGGGTCCGCACCAGGCGCTCGTGGAGATCCACGAGGGTCCGCGCCTCGTTGAAGACCGGGATCACCACCGAGACGACGGGGAGCGAGAGCTCACGGCTCATGGGCGCGTACCAGGAGGCAGTCGTTGTGGCCCCCGAACCCGAAGGAGTTGGAGATGGCCGCCCGGAGCGGGGCGGCCACGGGGGCGTTCGGGACGTAGTTGAGGGCGCAGTCGGGGTCGGGGACCTGGTAGTTGATCGTGGGCGGGGCCACCTGGTCCCGGAGCGCCAGCACCGTGGTGATCAGCTCGATGGCCCCCGCCGCCGAGATCGTGTGGCCGATCATGGACTTCGTCGAGCTGACCAGCAGCCGGTCGGCATGGGGCCCGAAGACCTGGCGGATCGCCGCGGTCTCGACGCGATCGTTCATCGGCGTGGAGGTCCCGTGGGCATTGACATAGCCCACCTCCGTCGTCTCGATCCTCGCGTCCGCGAGTGCCGCGCGCATGGCACGGACGGCTCCCTGCCCGTCCGGGGCCTCATCGGTGATCCGGTAGGCATCGCAGGTGGGGCCCCAGCCGGCCAGCTCCGCCAGCGGCTCGGCGCCCCTCGACCGGGCGTGCCCGGCCTCCTCCAGGACGAGGAAGCCGGCGCCCTCGCCCATGACGAAGCCGTCGCGGCGGGCGTCGAAAGGGCGGCTGGCCGTCTCGGGCGCCTCGTTCCGCCGCGACATCACGCCGAGGAGGCAGAAGAGCTGGACCTCGATGGGCGAGACGATGCACTCGGCGCCCCCGGCCAGCGCGACATCGATGGCGCCCCGGCGGATGGCTCGAAGGGCCTCGCCGACGGCCTGGGCCGAGGAGGTGCACGCGGTCTGGAGCGTGGCCCCCTCGCCCTCGATGCCGAACATGCCGGCCAGGCGCGCCCCAAGGTACTGCGGAAGGGTGCGGTACAGGCGGCCGCTCGCGAAGCGGCGGGCGAGCTCGCCGGCGAAGCCGCGCGGGGTCACGGGCTCGCACGGGCCGCGGCCGGCATAGGCCATGGCGCCCATCTCCCGGAGGTCCTGGCGCTCGCCGGAGGTGCCGACATAGACCCCGGCGCGTCGGCCGCGCACCGCCCCCATCGCCCCCGCCTGCTCGAGGGCTCCGCGGGCCGCCCAGACGCCCACCACTGCGCTCCTGGGTTCGAGGGGGTCGAGGCCCGCGGCCGCGCGGAGCTCCGCCAGCAGGATCGGGTCGGACAGCGAGGCGGCAATCTGGGTGGGCAGCCCCGTGGGATCGAAGTGCGTGATGCGCCGGACCCCCGAGGTGCCGGCCTGGGCCGCCTTCCAGAAGCGCTCGAGCCCCACGCCGATCGGGGTGACCACATCCATTCCGGTCACGACCACGCGCCGCACCCGTGAGCCCTCAGGCGAGAAGCGAGTAGCCACCGTCCACCACCAGGACCTGGCCCTGGATGGCCCGGGCCGCGGGGCTGGCGAGGAAGCACACCACCTCGGCGACAGCCTCGGCGGAGGTGAGGGATCCGCCCGGCGTCCGGGCGCGCACCGCCTCCAGGAGCGCTTCCCCTTCCGGGAACGCGCGCCACACGTCGGTGGCCACCGCGCCGGCGGACACGGCGTTGACCGTGATCCCGCGGGGAGCCAGCTCGACGGCCAGGTAGCGCGTGAGTGCCTCGAGAGCCGCCTTCGAGACACCGACGGCGGCGTAGCCGGGGATGACGCGCCCTGAGCCCAGGCTCGTGAGCGCCACGATCCGCCCCCCGGCGCCCATGAGGCGCGCAGCCTCCTGGGCGCAGAGCAGGAGGGGCCGCGCATTGGTGTTCATGACCCAGTCCCACTGCTTGGCCGAGAGGTCGACCGGAGCCCTCAGCACCCCCGAGGCGGCATTGCTGACGAGTACGTCGAGCCGACCGGCCACGCGGCCGATCTCCGCCCCCATGCGGCTGATCTCGTCGGGCTCCTTGAGGTCGGCCTGGATGAGGTGCGCAGCGCCGCCGCGCGCCTGCACGTCCCGCGCGGTCTTCTCGGCGGCCTCCCGGTCGACGAAGAAGTTGATGAAGACGCGCGCGCCCTCCTCGGCGAAGCGGAGGGCGATGGCGCGGCCGATGCCTCGGGCGCCGCCCGTGACCAGCACCTCGCGGCGCGCGTCCGGCGGGCTCACGGCGCCGCTCCGGCCGCCGCGGCGCCGGGCGGGGTCGCCGTCAGGACCCGGTACAGCTCTCGCAGTCGCTCGGCGCGGGACCGCGCCTCGGGATCCCCGCCGACCTCCTCGACGGCCAGCTCGAGGGTCGCCGTCGCCGCCGCCCGATCGGCCACGCGGGCGATGGCGCCGATGGTCCACCGGTCCTCGCCGGCCTCGCGCCGGGCGCAGCGCAGGCGGAGCTGGTCGCCTGGCGTCACGGCACGCCGGAAGGAGGCCGCGGACACGCGCTCGAGACGCCCGACCCGCTCGAAGCCGTGAGTCAGGGCCACGAGCAGCTGGGCGCTCTGCTCGAAGGCCTCGAGGATGAGGGCGCCGGGAAAGATGGGGCAGCCGGGAAAATGGTCGTCGAAGATGTCCTCGGAGGCGCTCACGTTCTTGAGGGTCTCGATGGCGCACCCTGGCTCCACCGCGAGGATCCGGTCGACCAGGACGAACCGCATGCCGCGGATAGCCGGCTCAGGTGCCGGTCGCGAGACGCGAAGCGGCCCTCAATTGCCCCGCCAGGTACTGGACCAGGGCCCGGACGGTGAAGCGATTCAGCACCTCGTCCACCACCACAGGAGAGTGGAGGCTCTCGAGGAGGTGAGGCATCAGCCGATCGACGGAAAGATCGCCGAACTCGAGGCCCATCCCGCCCAGCTCCGCGAGCAGCCGCTCCGCCAGCGCCGCCGCCAGACCGCGGTCGTCGCCGGGCGCCCCCGGCACGCCGTGGCGGATCGCGAGGTGATCGAGCATGGCCGGGATCGTGGCCGGCGCCACGGTCTTCAGCTCCTCGGCCTCGACCGGCGCCCCGTAGCGCTCCCGCAGCACGCGGGCCAGGATCTCGAAGCCGCGCCACTCCAGGAGCCGGGCCTGGATGAGCCGGGCCGGGACATCGACGCCGAAGGTCTGCTGGCACTTGAAGCTGATGTCGAGGAAGTCGATGGACTCGGCCCCGAGATCGCGCACCAGCGAGGCGTCGTCGATGACACCCGCCTCGTCCACGCCCAGCGACTCGACGAGGATCTTCCCGACGCTGGCCCGGATCTCCGCCGGCGTCCAGAGCTTGTTCGTATCCGGCTCCATACTCTCCCTTCCTCGCCTACCCGAGGCCGCCGTCCACCGCGATGACTTGCCCCGTCACGTAGCTCGCCTCCTCCGAGGCGAGAAAGGCCGCCACGGCTGCGACCTCGGCCGGGCTGCCCACGCGCCGCATCGGAATCAGGTCGCGGAGCCTGCCCGCGGCCATGCCGAGGAAGGGCCGGCTCATGTCGGTCTCGATCAGCCCCGGAGCGACGGCGTTGACCGTCACCCCCCGCGGCGCCAGCTCCGTCGCCAGCGCGCGGGTGAGCGCATTGACGCCTCCCTTGGAGGCGATGTAGTTGGCCTGGCCGCGGGCGCCCCGCGACACCGTGACGGTACTCACGTTGATGATCCGTCCCCAGCGCCGCTCCAGCATGGGCCGGGCAGCGGCGCGGCAGCAGTGGTACACGGCGTCCAGGTTCGTGTCGAGCACGGCCCGCCAGTCCTCGTCGGCCATCTCCACCAGGAGCCCGTCGCGGATGATCGCCGCGTTGTTGACCAGGACGTCGAGTCGCCCGCAACGGGCGAGCGCCGCCTCGATCAGCCCGCCCGCCTGGACCCGGTCGCTCACATCGGCCTGGTGGAGGAAGGCCTGGCCTCCCGCCCCCTCGATGGCGCTGAGCGTCTCCTTGGCGCGCTCGTGCTGCACCCGGTAGTTGATGCACACGGTGGCTCCGGCCCGGGCCAGGCGCTCGGCGATGGCACGCCCGATCCCGCGGGAGGCGCCGGTGACGACGGCAACCCGGCCGCTCAGGTCAGCCCGCACGCTCGGCCTCGGCAGGCGCCGACGCCTTGCCCAGCATCAGCGCCGAGCATTCGCCGAAGAAGCCCAGGGACAGAACCAGCGCGCGCTCCGGCGAGGCCGGGCGGGCGCCGTCCCCGTTCGCGACACCGGGGGGGAGCATACCGTACTCGATCGCGAGCGAACAACCCAGTAATTCCGCCGGGCTCGAGGCGGCCCCCAGATCCCCGTGAGCCCGCTTGAGCCTGACCCGTCGAGGCCCGTCAGCTCCAGTGCCGAATACCGCGGCCAGCGCGCGTTCCTCGGCCTCGTCGTGGGCCGGCGCGCCGTCGGCATGGAGCGCGATCAGGTCGGGCATGCCGCCGGCCTCCGTGAGCACCTCTTCGATCACCCCCGCCAGCCGGCGCCCGAGCGCCGCCGGATCGGCCGCCGGCGTCAGCCGTCCGTCCCCGGCCGCCGCGGCGGAGCCCAGGATCTCGCCGTGGATGGCCGCGCCGCGGTCGCGGGCCCGCTCCGCGGCCTCGAGGACGAGGAGGCCGCTCCCCTCCCCCGCCACGAACCCGGGCTGGTCGCCGGCATCGGAGGCGAGCAGGCCCGAGCCCCAGTAGCTGGCGAAGATGAGCCCCTCCAGGGGCGCGTCGGTGCCGCCACAGAGCACGACATCCAGGGCTCCTTCCGCGATCATCCGGGCGGCCTGGCCGACGGCCCGGGCCCCACCTACCGGTCCCTCGAGCAGCGCTCGGCAGGCCCCGCGGGCGTCGTGGGCGATGGCGAGGTGGCCGGCCGCGAGGTTCGGAAGCGTCTTGAGCGAGTAGTCGAGCGGATTGATCTGGTGCATGCAGAAGGCATTCGCCGCCGCCATGTCGAGGCTGCCGGCCGCCTCCGGCGACTCGGCAGCGGCCAGGTACTGCGCCATCGAGGCCAGGTCCCAGGACAGCACGTTGACGCCGAGCACCACTCCCAGGCGTTCCGGGTTCCCCGCTCCCGCCGCCAGCCCCGCCTCCTCCATCGCCAGAGCCCCGGCAAGCATGGCGAGCAGCGTGGCCCGGTTGTAGAGCTTCTGCTGCTTGCGGGGCAGCCGACCCAGATGCGGCGCCAGGAGCTCGGCCGCGATCTCGGCGCCCCGGGAAACAGGCAGGCCCAGCGCGGCCAGCCCGGCCGTCTGGCCCACGACGGCGCGGCCGGCGCAGAGCCCCTCCCAGTACTGCCCGGTGCCGACACCGAGGGGCGAGACGATGCCCCGTCCGGTGAGCACCACGGCCCGGGGCCTCACGCCTCCCTCGCGCCGGGCCAGACGGCGGTCGCGGGAGCGCTCACGCAGAGGTAGAGTAGCTGCGCGGTGGCGATCTGCTCCGTCCCCGCGTACACGGTCCCGCTGACCTCCGCCAGGGCCGTGCCATCGGCGGCGCACGAGCTGGCCACGAGCTCGGCCACGGCCCGCAGCGGCACTCCGGGCCGCGCGCAGCCGTGGAACCGCGCCTCGCGCGCCTTGAGCAGGAGCGGGAGCCGGCGCTCGCCGAGCCGGCGGAAGATCAGGTGACCGCCCGCCATCGCCAGGAGCTCCAGCACGAGGCTGTTCGGCACGCGGTCGGGACCGGCCGGACCCGACAGCGCATCGTCGCCCGGCGGGAAGGTCTTGACGATCTCTATGCGGGCCCGGGGCTCGAGCTCCAGTGCCACGATCTCGTCCGCGAAGCGGTAGCGCATCAGGACGGCACCAGGAGAACCATGGCGATGGCGTGGGACTCGGTGTGGGAGAGCGACACGGCGCCGGCAGCGAGCCCCTGGCCTACGAGTGCCTGAGCCGTCGCTCCGTGGAAGGCCAGACCCGGCGCCCCGACGGCATCACGGGTGACCTCGACGTCACGCCAGGTCATCGCCCCCGCCAGGCCTGAGCCCAGCGCCTTGAGGGCGGCCTCCTTCGCGGCCAGCCGCGCGGCAAGCCGCGGCCAGGACTTCGGGCGGGAGCGGCAGTAGTCCAGCTCGGCCTCGGTGAAGACGCCTCTCAGGACGTCCTCGCGATCCTCGAAGCGCGCGCGGAAGTCGGCCACATCCACGAGATCGACCCCCACCCGCGCTCCGACCACCGCGGCCCCGCGTCCGCCACGCCGCGCCCGACGATCAGAACAGGACGGCCAGCGCCGCGAAGGAGAGGAGCGCAGCGCCCACCGTCTGCACCACGTCGCGCACCGTCGGGAGGACGCGGATCTTCTCCTCCTGCTTCGGCGGCACGACGATGGTGTCGCCCGGCTCGATGTCGCGCAGCTTGGTGAAGCTCGACATGGCCGACCCGTCCGCCTTGACGATGTGCAGCTCTTTCTTGTCGGCCTCCTTCGTGAGGCCCCCCACGCGGTTGAGGTAGTACTCGGGGCTGGCCCCCTGGACCCAGAGCACCGAGGTGGATGTCCGCACCGCCCCCAGGACGTAGACCGAGGCCGGCGGTTCAGTGACTTCGAGGCTGTCGCCGCCCACGAGCACGATGTCGTCCGGCCCTCCCCGGAGCTTCTCGGGCGCGTCGAGCCGCACGACCATGCGCCCCACCGCCACCTTGGCCGCCAGCGCCCGGAGCGCCTCCCGCTGGGCCTCGAGCGCCTTCTGCTGCGAGGCGTTCTCGTCCTTGTCGGCGCCCACGACGGTCGTGGAGGCCGCCGCCAGGATGCGCTGCTCCTGTACGCGGACGAACTCGTCCAGGCGCTCCTTCTCGACCCTCTGGAGCGCCTCGCGGGTGAAGACCGCGCTCCTGAGATAGGCGCGGTCGGTGAAGCCCCCGGCGCGATCGAGGACCGAGCTGAGCCGCTCGCCCTCGGCGATGACGTACCGGCCGGGCCGTACCACCTGGCCGCTGAGCGTCACGTGACTCGCCGCCTTCAGCTCCGTGCGCACGGCCACCTCGTCCAGCGCCTTGAGCAGAACGTCCTGGTCCTGGTCCCCGCTCCACGCCTTCCTGAGGTTCACCGGGATGATCTCGACCGCCAGATCCGGCCGCCGGCGCGCGATCTCCACGCGCTCGGGCTGCGCCTCGGGCAGGAGCTTGTCGGCGGGCAGGAGCTGGGTGATGCGCATCATCGGCTTCAGCTCGTAGGTGCCCGGATACTTGACCGCGCCCTCGACCTTGATGGTGTTGTAGATGCGCGGGTCGCTGCGGTAGATCAGCACCAGGTCGCCGCCGTTGACCGGCGGATTGCTGGCCCGGTCCCCCTTGAGGTAGTACTGGCTCAGGTCCACGTCGACCGTCACGCGCTCGGCATTGGGCTGGGCGCGGACGAGCTGGACGCGCTTGAGGTAGCTGGAGGGCGTGATGCCGCCTGCCAGCGTGACGAGATCGGACACCCGCGCCTGGCCCCGGAGCTCGTAGATGGCCGGGCGCTTGACCTCGCCGGCGATGGCCGCCACCCCGCCCACGGTGGGGACGAACACCGTGTCGCCGGACTCGAGACGGAAGTCGCGCGTCCGGTCTCCGCGCTGGAGAAAGTCGTAGAGGTCCAGCGTCCCGACCTGATGGCCGTTCCTGAGCAGCCGCACTTCCCGGAGCGAGCCGAGCTTCGTGGGTCCCCCCGCGCTGAACAGCGCGTTGGTCAGGGTCGCCAGCGAGCTCAGCGTGTACACGCCGGGCTGGCAGACCTCGCCGACCACGTGCACCCGGAGGGTGCGGAGCCTGCCCATGGTCACGCTGGTCTGGAAGCCGCGGAAGTACCGCGAGAGCTGCTCCCGGATGAGGCGATCGGCCTGGGAGAAGGTGAGCCCCCAGACGCGCAGGTCGCCCACCTTGGGGAGCACGATGCGGCCGTTGCGGTCCACCGTGCGCACCACGGTGGCGTCCACGGGGCCCCAGACGTGGATCGTCAGGTCATCCCCGGGGCCGAGCACGTAGTCGGGGCCCACGGGGATGTCGTCCACGGGGGCGAACGTGGAGACGTCGGCGGCGAAGGTCGTGTAGCCGTACTGGCGGAGCGGCTCGACTGAGGACCCTTGCGGCCCGGCGCCCTGCAACGCGTTCTGGGGACGCCTGAGCCCCGCCAGCGACTGGTACGAGTCCTGGTAGAAGCCGGCCTCGATGCGCGACAGATCCTCTGACTCCCTCCCCTGTGCTGGCTGAGGGGACTGCGCGGGCTGCTGCGGCTGTGCGGGAGGCGTCGTGCCGCCCGCGCGGCGTGGATCGGTCGGCGTCGTGCCGGGCGCCTGGAGCGCTCCCCGGCTTCCGGGGGTCGCAGAGACCTGACTCACCGGGACACCGGCCCCGCCTCCCGGCTGGCCGTCGCGCGGAGCGGGCACCGACACGACCTGCTGCTGGGGGGCGACCCGCTGATGGCACGGGGACACTCCCGTCGGGCCGAGCTGCCGCGGAGGGCTCGGGGGCTGCATCCACTGGCCCAGCGGCGCCCCTCCCCCCGGAACGCTCGGAGTCCCGCCGAAGGAGGGCGCTCCCGGGTAGCTCCCGTTCGTCACGCCCGGGCCCGAGGCCGCACCAGGGAGCGGCGATTGCTGCGCCGAGAGCGGGGCGGCAACAAACGCCACCAGCGTGGTGGCGACGATGACGGCACGGGATCCAGATCCAGATGTCTTCATGGCACAGGCCCCCCTCGTCCCCGGGCAGCTCCGCACGGGCCGACCCCCCCAAGGCAACGAAAGTATAGCCGCTCTGCAGACTTGGGCTTCACAAAAATTCCGCGTCACAGTGACAGCCGCCAGCGGGGGAACCCATAGGCCGGGTTCGCCGGATCGAAGTCGAGCGGGCTCAGGGGCGGATTCAGCCGCAGGTCGGTGTAGGCGTACTCGGCGACAGGCCGGCCGGCCTCATCGGACAGGATGGCAGCCACCGGGAGCCCGGAGGCGCCGTCGATCGTGATCACGGCACCGCGCACGTCCTCTCCAGGGCCGGCGCCCCTCGGCACGCGCATCTCGATCCGCCGGCCGCGCCTCCCGCCTTCCTCGACGAGGCCGGCATCCCGGAGGACCAGCTCTCCGCGCTCCTGCGCCCGACGCATGGAGCCCAGGATCAGGTCGATCAGACGCCCCAGCCCCACGTCCGTGATCGGGTGCCGGCTCTCGCTGAGCACGCGCGGGCTGTCGGGCGCCAGCAGGACGGTGAACAGCCCTGCCAGGATCCCCGGCCCATGGATGAGGGCCCGGTCGCCGTGTCGCCCGCGGACGAAGAGCAGCTCACGCCCCTTGGGCGGCCCCTCGATCCACCGCAGGTACATCCGGTCCGGCCGCTGGAACTTGACCAGCGCCTCCTCGCGAGGCCGGCGGTCGCCGGCCACCACCTCCTGCCGGGCGAAGCGAGCCGTGTAGCGTTCGACCGTCGCGTACGCGGCCTCCATGCCGAGGAGCACCCGCGCCGGTTCGGCGCCGTCGGCGCCCCAGGCCGGCGCGGCCAGCGCGACCCCGAGCAGGCCGACGGCAACCGCGATCACCGCCGGCCGCCAGCCGCGGCCCCCGCCTCGACCCAGCCCGGTGGACCGCTGTCGCGCTCGTCGACGAGCCGCAAGAGCTTGCGCGAGCGGCGCAGCGTCCCGGGCGCGAAGAAGCGGAACTCGATGTCCACGAGCTGCTGGCGGTAGGCGAGCCACGCCTCGGGCGCCGACCGCTCGAGCGCCGCGAGCACCGTGCGCGCCGCCGCGTCGCGCTCCGCCGCCACGGCCGCCCGCTCCAGCCGGAACTGGAAGACCGGCCTCAGCCCCCGCTCCCCGAGCGCCACCTGCCAGTCGCTCCCCGGCTCCTCGACGCCAGCCAGGAGCGGCTCGAAGAACTCCGGGTGGACATTGCCCCAGACACAGGCGATCTGCTCGTCCAGCCGCCCGCGCAGCGGCGAGATCCGCCGAAAGGGCAGCCCGCAGCGACAGCGGCCGGGGAGCCAGCGCGCCACGTCCCCCGTCCGGTAGCGGATGAGCGGCATGACGCGCCGGTGGACGGTCGTCAGGACGAGCTCGCCGTAGCCGCCGGCGTCGGGGGCGTCGATCTCGATGTGGAAGTCGAACTCGTTCAGATGATAGCCCTCACGCTCCAGGCACTCGAAGCCGAGAATGGTGGCCGCCTCGGTGGAGGCATAGGTCATGAGCACCGGCGCCCCCCAGAAACGTTCGAGCGCCGCGCGGGTTTTCGCCGTGATCCCCTCGCCGCCGCCCACCAGGAGCTTCATCGGGCCGGGACGGCCGTGGGCTTCCGCGATCTCGGTGAGTCGCCCCAGCCAGAAGGGGTCGCTGACCACCACGTTGAAGCGATACTCGGCGATGCGTCGATAGGCCTCCATCGGGTCCACCCGGCCGGGCACCATGGCGAACAGCCGCGTGTGGCGCACACCGCGTTCCACCAGGAGCGCGCCGAGGCCCCAGGCCAGGTCGAGCGTGCAGAGCAGCCGGTCCCCGCCCCCCAGGCCCCAGAGCGCGTACAGCAGGCCGCCCTGGGCCGCGCTGTACTCGAGCTCGTCGCGGCTCAGGTACACGCGCGCGACGTGACCGCTGGTCCCCGAGCTCTCGATGGCCAGGTCCGGCGCCCCACACAGGAGGCGCTCCGGCTGCCGCTTCAGCACCTCCGGCGTGAGGAAGAAGTCGCCGAGGTCCCCGAGCCGCCGGACCGCGTCGGGGTCCAGACCCGCGCTCCGGAAGCCCTCCCGGTAGTACGGTGCCCGCGACGCGCGGCGGAGCGTGGCCCGGAGCCCCGGTTCGCGCAGCGCGTGGAGGAGCGGCAGCGGCAGGGTGCGCAGGGCGGCGAGCGGGAATCGCGGCACGCGCCGGCCGACGCCGAAGAGGAGGCGGGAGACGGCGGTGACGTTCATGAAGCCGCCCGCGCGAAGTGCGCGAAGACCTTGTCGAGAGCCCGGAGCGCATCGTCCTGATCGGCCTCGGTCATGGACGGGAACAGGGGCAGTGTGACGAGCTGGCGCCCGGCGGACTCGGCGATGGGGCAGAGGCCGGGGCCGGAACCGAAGCGGCGCCGGTAGAAGGGATGGAGATGCACCAGCGGGTAGTGCAGCGTGGCGCCGATGTTCTCCGCGCGCAGCGCGGTGAGGACCGTGTCCCGGTCGGCGGCCAGCCGCTCGGGCCGGAGGAGAACGACGAAGAGGTGCCAGCCGTGCCGGCGGCCGGGCGGCAGGGCGGGCAGCTCGAGGAACGGCGAGCCGGCAAGCCGCTCGCGGTACCGCCGGGCCAGCCGGTCGCGCGCCGCCCAGAAGCGGTCGAGCTTGGCGAGCTGGCTGAGACCCAGGGCGCACTGGAAGTCCGTCAACCGGTAGTTGTTCCCCGGCAGGTCGATCTCGTACTGCCAGGGCCGCCCGGCATCCTGGTAGCGGATGCCGTGGTGCCGCATGACTCGGAGGCGCTCGGCCAGGTCGTCCCGGTCCGTGACGACCGCCCCACCCTCCCCCGAGGTGATGAGCTTGGCCGGGTGGAAGGAGAACGTCGTGAGATCCGCGAGCGTTCCCACCGGACGATCCCCGAGGGCGCCGCCGAGCGAGTGGGCGGCATCGGCGATGAGCAGCCAGCCATGCTCGCGAGCGAGCGTGCGGAGCGCATCCCAGTCGCACGGCAGACCCGCGAAGTCCACAGCGAGCACCGCGCGCGTCCGCGGCGTCGCCAGTCGCTTGACCGCCTCCGGATCGAGGTTGAGCGTGGCGCGATCGATGTCCGCGAACACCGGGCGCGCCCCTTGATAGACGACGGCGTTGGCCGTGGCGGCGAAGGTGAGCGGCGTCGTGATCACCTCGTCCTCGGGCCCGAGCCCGGCCGCCCAGCAGGCGGCGTGAAGCGCCGCGGTCCCGTTGGCGACGACGACGGCATGTCGTGTGCCCGCGACGGCCGCCAGCGCCTTCTCGAACCGTGCCACGCCGGGCCCCTGGGTGATCCAGTCTCCAGCGAGCGCTCGACTCACGGCGGCGATATCCTCCACGTCGATGGCCTGGCGCGCGTAGGGGAGGAGGGTCGGCCGGATCGGGGTGCCGCCGAAGAGCGCCAGCGTCGGGCCACTCAGCTTCGCCATGCGTCGTTCTCCGTCACCGCCGGTCCTCGACGTCCCGCCTCGTGCGGCGCCGGCCGGCGGCAGCTCTGCCGCCACTCCCGCCTCGTGCGCTCAGCCCGCCTTCGGCTGCGCCGCGCCAGCCTTCGAGCCTCGTCTGACCGGGTGCACGCGCCCCTCGTCACCGGGTGACCGTTCTCCACGCCCTGGCGAACCCCTCGGCCCAGGCGTCCACCACCTCCGGGGGCTGGGCGAACAGCGGACAGGACTGGGAGCCGACGATCAGCGACGCGTCGAGGGCGGCGACGGCGTGCGGATACGGGTCCGCCCGGGCGAAGAGCGGGTGCGCCGGCAGCGGCGCGGTCTGCCAGAGCACGGCCTCCACTCCCTGGACCCGCAGCGCGGCGAGCATACGATCCCGGAGCTCGCGGGGGGGCAGGCCGACCCCCGCTCGGTCCGGGTGCAGGCGGACGCGGTACTTGTGGAAGACGTGGGTACGGTCCGGCGGCACCGCCGGCGGCTCGACTCCCGGGAGCGCCGCGAGCCGCTCCGTGAGCCGCCGGGCGTTCAGCTGGCTCCTCTCGGTGGTCGCGGCGAGCCCCTGCAGCTGGGCGCGAGCCAGCGCGCACGTCACCTCCCCGGGCAGATACATCCAGCCGGCAGTGGTCGCCAGGCCCTCGATCTCGTCGTCGAGCGGGCGCTCCGGGTCCCACTTGGCTGGTGCCTCGAGCCCGTCGAAGCGGGCGCGCGCCGCGCGAGCCCAGAGGGCTTCGGAGTCGGTCACGAACAGCCCTCCCTCTCCCGCTGGAAGGTTCTTCGTCGAGTTGAGGCTGAACGCGGCCATGGCGCCCAGCGTTCCGACCGGGCGGTCGCGATGCCGGGCGCCGTGAGCCTGGGCCGCATCCTCGATGACCGTGAGGCCGCATCGCCGTGCCAGCCTCTCGACGGCGTCCATGTCGGCCGGCAGCCCGTGGAGATGCACCGGGATGATGGCGCGCGTCCGCGGTGTCACGCGGGCGGCGGCGGCGTCGCAGGCGATCGTGTAGGTGGTGGCATCGATGTCGGCGAAGACCGGCACGGCTCCGACGTGGAGCACGGCCTGGGCCGTGGCGATGAACGACAGGGCGGGGACGATCACCTCGTCCCCGGGACCCACGCCCGCGGCCGTCAGCGCGATGCCGAGAGCAGCCGTGCCGCTGTTCGTGGCGAG
Encoded here:
- a CDS encoding glycosyltransferase, whose protein sequence is MSRELSLPVVSVVIPVFNEARTLVDLHERLVRTLKEVGQPWEIVFVDDGSTDGSTDILRALHEQDRAVRMVRFARNYGQHAAVFAGMKRARGDVVVTLDADLQNPPEEIPRLLARMADGTEVVGGWRQSRQDPWPRRAASWAVNRLTSAAVGVPMRDYGCMLRAYRRPVVDRMLACQEISRFIPALANTLAASVAEIPVAHAPRTDRRSRYGLFRLLRLTFDLLTGFSLLPIQAVSLSGVLVAALGLGFAVFLGIRRLLVGPEVEGVFTLFAILFFFVGLQILALGLIGEYVGRIYQEVRRRPPYVISEILE
- a CDS encoding 4'-phosphopantetheinyl transferase superfamily protein, which gives rise to MGVDLVDVADFRARFEDREDVLRGVFTEAELDYCRSRPKSWPRLAARLAAKEAALKALGSGLAGAMTWRDVEVTRDAVGAPGLAFHGATAQALVGQGLAAGAVSLSHTESHAIAMVLLVPS
- a CDS encoding 3-oxoacyl-ACP reductase FabG, with amino-acid sequence MRADLSGRVAVVTGASRGIGRAIAERLARAGATVCINYRVQHERAKETLSAIEGAGGQAFLHQADVSDRVQAGGLIEAALARCGRLDVLVNNAAIIRDGLLVEMADEDWRAVLDTNLDAVYHCCRAAARPMLERRWGRIINVSTVTVSRGARGQANYIASKGGVNALTRALATELAPRGVTVNAVAPGLIETDMSRPFLGMAAGRLRDLIPMRRVGSPAEVAAVAAFLASEEASYVTGQVIAVDGGLG
- a CDS encoding beta-ketoacyl-[acyl-carrier-protein] synthase family protein, with protein sequence MDVVTPIGVGLERFWKAAQAGTSGVRRITHFDPTGLPTQIAASLSDPILLAELRAAAGLDPLEPRSAVVGVWAARGALEQAGAMGAVRGRRAGVYVGTSGERQDLREMGAMAYAGRGPCEPVTPRGFAGELARRFASGRLYRTLPQYLGARLAGMFGIEGEGATLQTACTSSAQAVGEALRAIRRGAIDVALAGGAECIVSPIEVQLFCLLGVMSRRNEAPETASRPFDARRDGFVMGEGAGFLVLEEAGHARSRGAEPLAELAGWGPTCDAYRITDEAPDGQGAVRAMRAALADARIETTEVGYVNAHGTSTPMNDRVETAAIRQVFGPHADRLLVSSTKSMIGHTISAAGAIELITTVLALRDQVAPPTINYQVPDPDCALNYVPNAPVAAPLRAAISNSFGFGGHNDCLLVRAHEP
- a CDS encoding SDR family oxidoreductase, with amino-acid sequence MSPPDARREVLVTGGARGIGRAIALRFAEEGARVFINFFVDREAAEKTARDVQARGGAAHLIQADLKEPDEISRMGAEIGRVAGRLDVLVSNAASGVLRAPVDLSAKQWDWVMNTNARPLLLCAQEAARLMGAGGRIVALTSLGSGRVIPGYAAVGVSKAALEALTRYLAVELAPRGITVNAVSAGAVATDVWRAFPEGEALLEAVRARTPGGSLTSAEAVAEVVCFLASPAARAIQGQVLVVDGGYSLLA
- a CDS encoding beta-hydroxyacyl-ACP dehydratase, which translates into the protein MRFVLVDRILAVEPGCAIETLKNVSASEDIFDDHFPGCPIFPGALILEAFEQSAQLLVALTHGFERVGRLERVSAASFRRAVTPGDQLRLRCARREAGEDRWTIGAIARVADRAAATATLELAVEEVGGDPEARSRAERLRELYRVLTATPPGAAAAGAAP